Proteins from one Verrucomicrobiia bacterium genomic window:
- a CDS encoding UdgX family uracil-DNA binding protein (This protein belongs to the uracil DNA glycosylase superfamily, members of which act in excision repair of DNA. However, it belongs more specifically to UdgX branch, whose founding member was found to bind uracil in DNA (where it does not belong), without cleaving it, appears to promote DNA repair by a pathway involving RecA, rather than base excision.): MEQRLIEKRVKRSRFAPSKPRAGDGEEQAGTAAPLVPPRPTISKLQAAARDCRACPLWKTGTQTVFGEGARGARVVFVGEQPGNDEDLAGKPFVGPAGRLLDQALAEAGIQRDQVYVTNTVKHFKWEPKGKRRIHKKPNGREIAACRPWLEAELAVLKPDVLVCLGATAAQALLGKDFRVSQQRGQFMESPLAQHTVATVHPSSILRAPDPETRHAEMRRFVEDLKKVAEVIRSAT; the protein is encoded by the coding sequence ATGGAACAGCGCCTGATTGAAAAGCGGGTGAAACGCAGCCGGTTTGCTCCGTCAAAGCCGCGTGCTGGCGATGGTGAGGAACAAGCCGGAACCGCAGCGCCGCTGGTTCCGCCGCGGCCCACCATTTCCAAACTCCAGGCGGCCGCACGCGATTGCCGGGCCTGTCCGCTGTGGAAAACGGGGACGCAAACGGTGTTCGGAGAAGGCGCGCGCGGTGCACGGGTGGTGTTCGTGGGGGAACAGCCCGGGAACGATGAAGACCTTGCGGGCAAGCCATTCGTTGGACCCGCGGGCCGGCTGCTGGATCAAGCGCTGGCCGAGGCGGGAATTCAGCGAGACCAGGTTTACGTCACAAACACGGTGAAGCACTTCAAGTGGGAACCAAAGGGCAAGCGCCGCATTCACAAGAAACCAAACGGACGCGAGATTGCCGCGTGCCGTCCGTGGCTGGAGGCGGAACTTGCCGTGCTAAAACCGGACGTGCTGGTTTGCCTTGGAGCGACAGCTGCCCAGGCGTTGCTGGGAAAGGACTTTCGTGTCAGCCAGCAGCGCGGGCAATTTATGGAATCACCGCTTGCGCAACACACCGTCGCCACCGTTCATCCTTCGTCCATCCTGCGCGCGCCCGATCCCGAAACGCGCCACGCTGAAATGCGGCGGTTCGTTGAAGATCTCAAGAAGGTGGCTGAGGTGATTCGTTCAGCAACGTAG
- a CDS encoding SNF2-related protein, whose translation MSVDLTEALLSQAAGWEAMKQARAYLEQGQVLSSFWAPPLLRGVVQSSGNSFRASMVIKNSVDIENLCTCRDSREWGKICAHSVAVGLHFIRGDQPAPAAPKQNSGTRPSPAATPSAASRPPALRRDADGDSVELFVVLPPNLEQALERGKIMLSVEARWNGRRVPLNALPKSNGYAFGEKDAGLLGALEQLTNGEAPGFLQVGTDHFASILPAMLDHPNITLGKATPVRIINKPVAFPFKATLEANGEIEIAPLGSGNAFVSVGSWVWNRGTFQPLMLPPLLQKALTQPVRISRAQIPQFLNQHWPQLEKAGAAANFKLEDFALEPHPPRFLLELKGGLAQLSALLQCRYGSRIMTLGVTAGDEGVWMPDPESPTRYWTRDVSGERAAIGRLQRHGFSAPDTQGRMQLNGQNAVLNFFAREYPRLQKEWTVTLEERLERSTQQNIERIEPQFQVTSSGVQWFDLGVVFESSGGERFSAADVQRLLLSGQSHTRLKNGKMAVIDTGAVEELQEVLLDCAPQQHAQGYRINNTQAGFLESTLRQHADWKFQAPAGWRDRAAKQSGDAKLECPPLGTLEDILRPYQKHGVAWLHFLRENGFGGILADEMGLGKTLQALAFLRTLNIANAAEARRPHLIVCPTSLVFNWLAEAARFTPDLKVLALHGPDRHRHFAHAAQHDIVITSYALIRRDAERYRELEFDTVVLDEAQHIKNRETQNAQAVKAVRSQHRLVLTGTPLENSVADLWSIFDFLMPGYLGTARDFRDRYEVPIAREKSAEAQARLGRRLRPFLLRRLKKDVVAELPAKLEQVSFCELTRDQRAVYQQLLDSTRREVLDAAGKDGVARSRMIVLNALLRLRQVCCDLRLLKLEDVDPKNASGKLELFSELLQEVVDGGHRVLVFSQFVSMLALLKERLAEEGVEFCYLDGSTIDRGAVVDRFQKDSKIPVFLISLKAGGVGLNLTGADTVIHFDPWWNPAVEDQATDRAHRIGQTRVVTSYKLIARDTVEEKIVHLQNRKREVIKATLGGEDEFSASLSWDEIQELLA comes from the coding sequence ATGTCCGTGGATTTGACTGAAGCGCTCCTGAGCCAGGCGGCGGGTTGGGAGGCAATGAAACAAGCACGCGCGTACCTCGAGCAGGGCCAGGTGCTGAGTTCATTCTGGGCTCCTCCCCTGCTGCGCGGCGTCGTCCAAAGCAGCGGCAATTCGTTTCGGGCCTCGATGGTCATTAAGAACTCCGTCGACATCGAAAACCTTTGCACGTGCCGCGATTCGCGCGAATGGGGAAAAATCTGCGCCCACAGCGTCGCCGTCGGCTTGCATTTTATCCGCGGCGACCAGCCCGCGCCCGCGGCCCCAAAGCAAAACAGTGGCACGCGGCCATCGCCGGCTGCCACTCCATCCGCCGCATCACGCCCCCCTGCCTTGCGGCGCGATGCCGATGGTGACTCTGTCGAATTATTTGTCGTTCTGCCGCCCAACCTGGAACAGGCACTCGAGCGTGGCAAAATCATGCTGTCTGTTGAAGCACGCTGGAATGGACGCCGCGTGCCTTTGAATGCGTTGCCGAAGTCGAATGGTTACGCCTTCGGCGAAAAGGACGCCGGGTTGCTCGGAGCGCTGGAGCAACTCACAAACGGCGAAGCGCCGGGATTCTTGCAGGTTGGAACCGACCATTTTGCATCGATCCTGCCTGCGATGCTCGATCATCCGAACATCACGTTAGGCAAGGCTACGCCTGTCAGGATCATCAACAAACCCGTGGCTTTCCCGTTCAAGGCAACTCTCGAGGCGAATGGTGAGATTGAGATCGCGCCGTTGGGCAGCGGCAACGCATTTGTGAGCGTTGGCAGCTGGGTATGGAACCGTGGAACCTTTCAGCCACTGATGCTTCCTCCGCTTCTCCAAAAGGCGCTCACCCAGCCTGTTCGTATCTCGCGCGCGCAGATCCCGCAATTTCTCAACCAGCATTGGCCGCAACTGGAAAAGGCCGGGGCCGCAGCCAATTTCAAGCTCGAGGATTTTGCACTCGAACCGCATCCGCCGCGCTTCCTGCTCGAGCTGAAGGGCGGTCTTGCGCAACTCAGCGCGTTGCTGCAATGCCGATACGGATCACGGATCATGACACTCGGCGTGACCGCCGGCGATGAAGGTGTCTGGATGCCCGACCCGGAATCCCCCACGCGTTACTGGACGCGCGATGTTTCGGGAGAACGCGCAGCCATCGGGCGTTTGCAGCGGCACGGTTTTTCAGCGCCCGACACCCAGGGCCGGATGCAGCTGAACGGGCAGAACGCTGTTTTGAATTTTTTTGCAAGGGAATATCCGCGACTGCAAAAGGAATGGACCGTGACGCTCGAAGAACGCCTTGAACGCAGCACGCAGCAGAACATCGAACGCATTGAACCGCAGTTTCAAGTCACGTCGTCGGGAGTTCAATGGTTCGATCTCGGCGTGGTCTTCGAATCGAGCGGCGGCGAACGCTTTTCTGCCGCGGATGTGCAACGCCTGCTGCTGTCGGGCCAGAGCCACACGCGCTTGAAGAACGGAAAGATGGCGGTGATCGACACGGGAGCCGTGGAGGAATTGCAGGAGGTGCTGCTGGATTGCGCGCCGCAGCAGCACGCCCAGGGGTATCGCATCAACAACACGCAGGCAGGGTTCTTGGAATCGACCCTGCGCCAGCACGCCGATTGGAAGTTCCAGGCGCCCGCGGGATGGCGCGACCGCGCTGCAAAGCAGTCGGGGGACGCGAAGCTGGAGTGTCCTCCGCTCGGCACCCTCGAGGACATTCTCCGTCCTTACCAGAAACACGGGGTGGCCTGGTTGCACTTCCTGCGTGAGAACGGATTTGGCGGGATTCTGGCGGATGAAATGGGGCTCGGCAAAACGCTTCAAGCGCTCGCTTTTCTTAGGACGTTGAACATTGCGAACGCCGCGGAAGCCAGACGTCCGCACCTGATCGTGTGTCCCACCAGCCTTGTGTTCAACTGGCTGGCCGAGGCCGCACGCTTCACACCCGATCTCAAGGTGCTCGCGCTGCACGGGCCTGACCGCCATCGCCATTTCGCGCACGCCGCGCAGCATGACATCGTCATCACGAGTTACGCGTTGATTCGACGCGACGCCGAACGCTACCGCGAATTGGAATTCGACACTGTTGTTCTCGATGAAGCGCAACACATCAAGAATCGGGAGACACAGAACGCGCAGGCTGTGAAAGCGGTGCGCTCGCAACATCGGCTGGTTCTCACGGGAACGCCCCTTGAAAATTCAGTGGCGGATCTTTGGTCGATCTTCGACTTCCTCATGCCTGGCTATCTTGGGACAGCGCGCGATTTTCGTGATCGCTACGAAGTTCCCATTGCGCGTGAAAAAAGTGCGGAAGCGCAGGCGCGGCTTGGCCGAAGGTTGCGGCCATTCCTGTTGCGCCGTCTCAAGAAGGATGTTGTCGCCGAACTCCCGGCCAAGCTCGAACAAGTTTCGTTTTGCGAACTCACCCGCGATCAACGGGCCGTGTACCAGCAGTTGCTCGACTCCACGCGGCGCGAGGTTCTCGACGCGGCCGGCAAGGATGGCGTTGCTCGCAGCCGCATGATCGTCCTGAACGCACTGCTCCGCCTGCGCCAGGTTTGCTGCGATCTGCGTTTGCTCAAGCTCGAAGACGTCGATCCGAAGAACGCGTCAGGCAAGCTGGAGCTGTTCAGCGAACTGCTGCAGGAAGTTGTCGATGGCGGTCACCGTGTTCTCGTGTTCAGCCAGTTCGTCAGCATGCTAGCGTTGCTGAAGGAGCGGCTTGCTGAGGAAGGGGTTGAGTTCTGTTATCTCGATGGCTCAACGATCGATCGGGGCGCTGTCGTGGATCGTTTTCAAAAGGATTCAAAAATCCCGGTGTTTCTCATCAGCCTCAAGGCCGGCGGCGTCGGCTTGAACCTGACGGGCGCGGACACGGTGATTCACTTCGACCCGTGGTGGAATCCGGCGGTCGAGGACCAGGCGACAGATCGCGCGCATCGCATTGGCCAGACGCGGGTGGTGACGAGTTACAAGCTGATCGCACGCGACACGGTCGAGGAAAAAATTGTTCATTTGCAAAACCGAAAGCGCGAAGTGATCAAAGCAACGCTGGGTGGCGAGGATGAGTTTTCAGCTTCGTTGAGCTGGGATGAAATCCAGGAACTTTTGGCGTAG
- a CDS encoding MBL fold metallo-hydrolase — MGYSTQNFELKDQDFQLNSRDFSRRRFLSVSSLSLCGVWAGASDILPARLLRGFIEEMQRTLANPKGTPRPDLWNPNTITAAWLGHASVLINFYGVTILTDPVLFNRIGADTPFGTVGPKRLIQPALTAKQLPHVDVVLLSHAHMDHLDPATLRCLPSTTKAVTGHSTADLLRDMKFKQPTELSWGQKTRVTTANGDVEIEAFEVNHWGSRWKYDKARGYNGYIISREGKKIIFGGDTAWCDSFASLRSKGPFECAIMPIGAYDPWIFAHCSPEQAVKMADQAGANYFLPMHFNTFAFGREGTVEPIERMQAAISADRIGWQTVGETFALDGNRRAATLAAA, encoded by the coding sequence ATGGGGTATTCTACCCAGAATTTTGAACTCAAAGACCAGGATTTTCAGTTGAACAGCAGAGACTTTTCCCGACGCCGTTTCCTTTCCGTCAGTTCGCTCAGTTTGTGCGGAGTGTGGGCTGGAGCTTCAGACATTCTCCCCGCGCGCCTGCTTCGTGGATTTATCGAGGAGATGCAGCGAACGCTCGCCAATCCCAAAGGAACTCCGCGTCCCGACTTGTGGAACCCCAACACAATCACCGCGGCGTGGCTGGGTCACGCGAGTGTCTTGATCAATTTCTACGGCGTCACCATTCTCACCGATCCCGTCCTCTTTAACCGCATTGGCGCCGATACTCCGTTTGGAACCGTCGGCCCGAAGCGCCTCATCCAACCTGCTCTGACGGCGAAGCAGTTGCCGCATGTTGATGTTGTCCTGTTGTCCCACGCGCATATGGATCACCTCGATCCCGCCACGCTGCGCTGCCTGCCGTCGACCACGAAAGCGGTGACGGGCCATTCCACTGCCGATTTGTTGCGGGACATGAAGTTCAAGCAGCCAACGGAACTTTCCTGGGGACAGAAAACACGTGTGACGACCGCGAATGGCGACGTGGAGATTGAGGCGTTTGAAGTGAATCATTGGGGATCGCGCTGGAAGTATGACAAGGCCCGCGGCTACAACGGCTACATCATTTCACGCGAGGGAAAGAAGATCATTTTCGGCGGTGACACGGCATGGTGCGATTCGTTCGCGTCGTTAAGGAGCAAGGGTCCGTTCGAATGCGCGATCATGCCGATCGGTGCTTACGATCCATGGATTTTTGCGCATTGCTCGCCCGAGCAGGCGGTCAAGATGGCGGATCAGGCGGGAGCAAATTATTTCCTGCCGATGCATTTCAACACGTTTGCGTTCGGGCGTGAAGGAACTGTTGAACCGATCGAACGCATGCAGGCCGCGATTTCCGCTGATCGGATCGGCTGGCAGACTGTGGGTGAGACCTTTGCCCTGGACGGCAATCGTCGAGCGGCGACGTTAGCCGCAGCTTGA
- a CDS encoding error-prone DNA polymerase, whose translation MTEAQRLKGRGHGGYVELHARSAFSFLRGASTPEQLAEKAAALGLPAVALCDRNGVYGAPRLFGRAQETGVKAIVGAEIVMEDQTVLPVLVESRVGYQNLCQLLTRAHLRSEKGKATVGWDELPEFAKGLVALTGDEEGPLLKDLAKTASLESGNGTRLLQRGGTSPIAFGSSRRPAAKGGQVRALERLLHIFGRDHLFVEVQRHHLRGEDRTHRDLVELAEQSHLPLLATNGVLYASEMERPILDVFTCIRNHTHLDAAGKLLAQNSERYLKTSAQMSELFFDCPEAIENTVRLAQRLEFSMENLGYEFPEYPVPPGHSMDTFLREQAYAGARQRYGYVPEKVRLQLEKELPLIAKLKVSGYFLIVWDIVQFCRQQNIMAQGRGSAANSTVCFCLGITAVDPLRFNTLFERFLTEGRKSSWPDIDIDLPSGGRRERVIQEIYQRYGRHGAAMTANVITFRGRSASREVGKALNLAGDVLNRFSNLYANGDFPHTLDLAAQMEKAGLPKEHPRAPAFAVLCSAIRGLPRHLGQHSGGMIICQGKLDSVMPLENASMPGRVVAQWDKDDCEDLGIIKVDFLGLGMMSVLQDTVELTGRLGRPVDLAHLPQDDAKTFEMMQAADTVGVFQIESRAQMATLPRMKPKCFYDVVIEVAIIRPGPIQGHLMHPYLERRAGKQPVRYYHDSVKPVLERTLGVPLFQEQMLEIAMVMANFSGAEAEELRRALSFHRSQERMQKVEKKLRAALERNGHGPEVVEQIIQAIGSFALYGFPESHAISFAHLAYASAYLKAHRAPEFYASLLNNQPMGFYSSASLVKDGQRHGVKFLPVCVRESDWDCAIESAHVAQASRPAGALSSGAARESLHVRLGLRVIRGLSRTSAEQLLAEQRREPFTSIDDCKRRVRLNRDEWRVLAEVGAFNCFAAHRRDALWLVEKEWRQGDLFEYSELARAGKASESTPADSELREAPLDARTASPLPAMNYAERIRADYRAMQLTTGKHPMALLRSQLKDVWRAADLPKAESGSWIRIAGNVICRQRPGTAKGFVFISLEDETGISNAIVTPPMFEANRLLITEESFLVIEGTLQNVDNVIHVKAARIERLKADPRVATASYDFH comes from the coding sequence ATGACTGAGGCGCAACGTCTGAAGGGCAGGGGGCACGGCGGGTATGTGGAACTCCACGCACGCAGCGCGTTCAGTTTTTTGCGCGGCGCTTCCACTCCCGAACAGCTCGCCGAGAAAGCCGCTGCGCTGGGATTGCCCGCGGTGGCGTTATGCGATCGCAATGGCGTCTATGGCGCGCCGCGGCTCTTTGGCCGTGCGCAGGAAACCGGCGTAAAGGCCATTGTAGGCGCCGAGATCGTGATGGAAGACCAGACCGTTCTGCCTGTATTGGTGGAATCACGCGTCGGTTACCAGAACCTCTGCCAGCTGCTCACGCGTGCGCATCTGCGCAGCGAAAAAGGCAAAGCCACTGTGGGCTGGGATGAATTGCCGGAATTTGCAAAAGGGTTGGTGGCGTTGACGGGCGATGAGGAAGGGCCGCTGCTGAAGGATTTGGCGAAGACTGCTTCCCTGGAAAGCGGCAACGGCACGCGGCTTCTGCAACGCGGCGGAACATCGCCCATCGCATTTGGAAGTTCACGCCGCCCCGCCGCAAAGGGTGGACAAGTGCGCGCGCTGGAAAGGCTCCTGCACATTTTCGGACGCGATCATCTGTTCGTCGAGGTTCAACGCCATCACCTGCGCGGCGAGGATCGAACGCATCGCGATCTTGTCGAATTGGCGGAGCAATCTCACCTGCCGCTGCTGGCGACGAACGGCGTGTTGTATGCATCTGAAATGGAACGTCCGATCCTCGATGTCTTCACCTGCATCCGAAATCACACGCACCTGGATGCTGCTGGGAAGCTCCTGGCGCAGAACAGCGAGCGTTATCTGAAGACGTCCGCGCAGATGAGCGAGTTGTTCTTCGATTGCCCGGAAGCGATCGAAAATACGGTGCGGCTTGCCCAGCGTCTGGAGTTTTCGATGGAAAACCTGGGATACGAATTTCCCGAGTATCCCGTGCCGCCCGGCCATTCCATGGATACGTTCCTGCGTGAACAGGCTTACGCGGGCGCCAGGCAGCGCTATGGGTACGTGCCCGAGAAAGTCCGGCTGCAGCTTGAAAAGGAATTGCCGCTGATCGCAAAGCTCAAGGTCTCAGGATATTTCCTCATCGTCTGGGACATCGTCCAGTTCTGCCGCCAGCAGAACATCATGGCGCAGGGCCGCGGCAGCGCTGCCAACAGCACGGTATGCTTTTGCCTGGGCATCACTGCTGTCGATCCGTTGCGCTTCAACACGCTGTTTGAACGCTTCCTCACCGAAGGACGCAAGAGTTCCTGGCCTGACATCGACATCGACCTGCCCAGCGGCGGTCGCCGTGAGCGCGTGATCCAGGAAATCTACCAGCGTTACGGACGCCACGGCGCTGCAATGACTGCGAACGTCATCACGTTCCGCGGACGCAGCGCATCGCGGGAAGTGGGCAAGGCGTTGAACCTTGCGGGCGATGTGTTGAATCGCTTCTCGAACCTGTACGCGAATGGAGATTTCCCGCACACGCTCGACCTCGCGGCTCAAATGGAAAAGGCCGGCCTGCCGAAGGAACATCCACGCGCGCCTGCCTTTGCCGTGTTGTGCAGCGCGATTCGCGGATTGCCGCGGCATCTCGGGCAACATTCGGGTGGCATGATCATTTGCCAGGGAAAACTGGATTCCGTGATGCCGCTCGAGAATGCATCGATGCCTGGCCGCGTCGTGGCGCAATGGGACAAGGACGATTGCGAAGACTTGGGCATCATCAAGGTGGACTTCCTCGGCCTCGGCATGATGTCGGTGCTGCAGGACACAGTGGAGTTGACGGGCCGATTGGGACGTCCAGTCGACCTGGCGCACCTGCCGCAGGATGACGCGAAAACGTTTGAAATGATGCAGGCTGCGGACACGGTTGGCGTATTCCAGATTGAGAGCCGCGCGCAGATGGCGACGCTGCCGCGCATGAAGCCGAAATGTTTTTATGATGTCGTGATCGAAGTCGCGATCATCCGTCCCGGCCCGATCCAGGGGCATCTGATGCATCCCTACCTGGAGCGCCGCGCGGGCAAGCAGCCTGTGCGCTATTATCACGACAGCGTGAAGCCGGTCCTTGAGCGCACGCTGGGCGTGCCATTGTTCCAGGAACAGATGCTGGAGATCGCGATGGTAATGGCGAATTTTTCGGGCGCGGAAGCGGAGGAATTGCGGCGCGCACTGAGTTTTCATCGTTCGCAGGAACGCATGCAGAAGGTGGAGAAGAAACTGCGCGCTGCCCTGGAACGCAATGGCCATGGGCCTGAAGTCGTGGAGCAGATCATCCAGGCGATTGGCTCGTTCGCGTTGTACGGCTTTCCTGAATCACACGCGATCAGCTTCGCGCACCTGGCTTATGCCTCGGCTTATTTGAAGGCCCATCGCGCACCCGAGTTTTACGCGAGCCTCTTGAACAACCAGCCGATGGGTTTTTATTCTTCGGCGTCGCTGGTGAAGGATGGCCAGCGCCATGGCGTGAAGTTTCTGCCCGTGTGCGTCAGGGAGTCGGACTGGGATTGCGCGATTGAATCGGCGCACGTAGCGCAGGCTTCCAGGCCCGCAGGAGCGTTGAGTTCTGGAGCTGCACGAGAATCCCTTCATGTGCGCCTCGGCCTGCGGGTGATTCGCGGGCTCAGCCGCACGAGCGCGGAACAGCTTCTTGCCGAGCAACGCCGGGAGCCGTTCACTTCGATTGACGATTGCAAGCGGCGCGTGCGGTTGAACAGGGATGAATGGCGCGTGCTCGCGGAAGTGGGCGCGTTCAACTGCTTTGCCGCGCATCGGCGCGACGCGCTGTGGCTGGTGGAGAAGGAATGGCGGCAGGGGGATTTATTCGAATACAGCGAACTGGCCCGCGCAGGAAAAGCTTCTGAATCCACTCCCGCCGATTCGGAATTGCGCGAGGCGCCTTTGGATGCGCGCACCGCGTCGCCATTGCCCGCGATGAATTATGCGGAACGCATTCGCGCTGATTACCGCGCGATGCAGCTTACGACTGGGAAGCACCCGATGGCTTTGTTGCGATCCCAATTGAAGGACGTCTGGCGCGCCGCGGATTTGCCAAAGGCGGAAAGCGGCAGTTGGATTCGAATTGCAGGCAATGTGATCTGCCGCCAGCGTCCCGGCACCGCGAAGGGATTTGTCTTTATCAGCCTGGAAGACGAGACCGGCATCAGCAACGCCATCGTGACGCCGCCGATGTTTGAGGCGAACAGGTTGTTGATCACGGAGGAATCATTCCTTGTGATCGAAGGCACGCTGCAGAACGTGGACAACGTCATTCACGTGAAGGCTGCCCGGATTGAGCGCTTGAAGGCAGATCCGCGAGTGGCCACCGCCTCCTACGATTTCCACTGA
- a CDS encoding nucleotide excision repair endonuclease, whose amino-acid sequence MSYDVRMSSSQLWLFPHPRPLVERFGKDFFCQIPRSPGVYFFCGPGEGVLYVGKARNLRKRLGTYRVANPERLPRRIIRLLHRVTRIEWDECPSEFAASCREELLIAVLQPRFNKAGVVWPSKSPSSPQPSPPLGAEERGKWRDTAL is encoded by the coding sequence ATGAGCTACGATGTCAGGATGAGTTCCAGCCAGCTCTGGTTGTTTCCGCATCCGCGCCCCCTGGTCGAGCGGTTTGGCAAAGATTTTTTTTGCCAGATTCCCCGCTCGCCAGGCGTTTACTTTTTCTGCGGCCCGGGCGAAGGGGTGTTGTATGTGGGCAAGGCCAGAAACCTTCGCAAGCGCCTGGGCACGTACCGTGTCGCCAATCCCGAACGCCTGCCCCGCCGCATCATTCGCCTGCTGCATCGCGTGACGCGCATCGAATGGGACGAATGCCCCTCGGAATTCGCCGCCAGTTGCCGCGAGGAATTGTTGATCGCAGTGCTTCAGCCGCGGTTCAACAAGGCTGGAGTGGTCTGGCCAAGCAAATCTCCCTCCTCTCCCCAGCCCTCTCCTCCGCTGGGAGCGGAAGAGAGGGGGAAATGGCGGGATACCGCCCTGTGA
- a CDS encoding DNA polymerase Y family protein, protein MDTFAAIFVPDFALQAVLRQEAESCSKSIALVDPSLPKPNIIQLTSPARAQGVIEGLTASQAMARSAELRILSRSLAQEQAAMDILLQTAYAFSPSIENSAPGVCTLELKGLGLDGESALQDWAAQIVAALETLSLRVRIGVASTPSLALLAAKAARPTLIVRDVDAFVSALPVDVLEPSPSILDILERWGVQTIGELLNLGRTELADRLGPEIVSLLRRLSPHASRPLKLVAPRQTFAEQVEFEVEIETAEPLLFVLRRFVEQLARRLDVIHLVVAQLHLQLKLGSGAVYEHHFRIPAPTADVNTLFRTLQTHLESVRTETAIVGLTLEATPCLPQTHQFGLFETTLRDPNQFAETLACLTALCGSDRVGTPVVASTHRPDVFSLRSPQFDAQASGAAHVDAAIGLALRRFRPAIPATVEFRGERPALLRSSSVNGAVVEVRGPYRSSGDWWDRQVWTREEWDVQTADGTLCRIFRTGTECFVEGVYD, encoded by the coding sequence TTGGACACTTTCGCGGCCATTTTCGTCCCTGACTTCGCCCTGCAAGCCGTATTGCGGCAGGAAGCGGAGTCGTGTTCAAAGTCCATCGCGCTCGTCGATCCAAGCCTGCCCAAGCCAAACATCATCCAGCTCACCAGCCCCGCGCGCGCGCAGGGTGTGATCGAAGGATTAACCGCCAGCCAGGCAATGGCGCGCAGCGCTGAACTGCGGATCCTGTCGCGTTCGCTGGCGCAGGAACAGGCGGCGATGGATATCCTGCTTCAAACGGCCTATGCCTTTTCGCCCAGCATCGAAAACAGCGCTCCTGGCGTCTGCACTCTGGAATTGAAGGGGCTTGGATTAGACGGCGAAAGCGCACTTCAGGATTGGGCTGCGCAGATTGTGGCCGCGCTCGAAACGCTGAGTTTGCGCGTTCGCATTGGCGTGGCGTCGACGCCATCGCTCGCGTTGCTTGCCGCCAAGGCCGCGCGCCCGACGTTGATTGTTCGCGATGTGGATGCGTTTGTATCCGCGCTGCCTGTCGACGTGCTGGAACCTTCGCCGTCCATTCTCGATATTTTGGAGCGATGGGGTGTTCAGACCATTGGCGAATTGCTCAACCTCGGCCGAACTGAACTCGCGGATCGTCTGGGTCCTGAAATCGTGTCATTGCTGCGCCGCCTCTCGCCGCACGCCAGCCGCCCCCTCAAGCTCGTCGCGCCTAGGCAGACGTTTGCGGAACAGGTTGAATTTGAAGTGGAGATTGAAACCGCCGAGCCGCTGCTGTTTGTGCTGCGGCGTTTTGTTGAACAACTGGCGCGGCGCCTCGACGTGATTCATCTCGTCGTCGCGCAGTTGCATCTGCAACTGAAACTCGGATCAGGCGCTGTTTACGAACATCACTTTCGCATTCCCGCGCCAACCGCTGACGTCAACACGCTCTTTCGCACACTGCAAACGCACCTGGAATCGGTTCGCACCGAAACGGCAATCGTCGGTTTGACACTGGAAGCCACACCTTGCCTGCCGCAGACGCATCAGTTTGGTCTGTTTGAAACGACGCTCAGGGACCCCAATCAATTCGCCGAAACGCTGGCGTGTCTCACCGCGTTGTGCGGATCGGATCGCGTCGGAACTCCGGTCGTGGCAAGCACGCATCGGCCCGACGTGTTCTCGCTGCGATCTCCGCAATTCGACGCGCAGGCTTCCGGCGCCGCCCACGTTGACGCAGCGATTGGACTGGCTTTGCGCCGTTTTCGTCCGGCAATTCCCGCGACGGTGGAATTTCGCGGGGAACGCCCGGCGCTGCTCCGCAGTTCGTCGGTCAATGGGGCCGTGGTGGAAGTGCGCGGGCCTTACCGCAGTTCGGGCGACTGGTGGGATCGGCAGGTTTGGACGCGGGAGGAATGGGATGTGCAAACTGCGGATGGAACGCTGTGCCGGATTTTCAGGACGGGAACCGAATGCTTTGTGGAGGGCGTCTATGACTGA